One Mercurialis annua linkage group LG3, ddMerAnnu1.2, whole genome shotgun sequence DNA window includes the following coding sequences:
- the LOC126674276 gene encoding GDSL esterase/lipase LTL1-like, giving the protein MACSSSFMVILGFVLTLANVAHLADARAFFVFGDSLVDNGNNNYLATTARADAPPYGIDYPTHRPTGRFSNGLNIPDLISEAIGSEPTLPYLSPRLTGQALLVGANFASAGIGILNDTGIQFINIIRIYKQLQYFQQYQQRVSALIGAEQTQRLVNQALVLMTLGGNDFVNNYYLVPFSARSRQFSLPDYVVYLISEYRKILLRTYELGARRVLVTGTGPLGCVPAELAMRSRNGECSVELQRAAGLFNPQLVQMINEVNAQIGSDVFVAANAYQMNMDFVSNPQAYGFVTSKIACCGQGPYNGIGLCTPASNLCPNREIYAFWDPFHPSERANRIIVQQILTGSNKYMNPMNLSTIIKLDSRT; this is encoded by the exons ATGGCTTGCTCTTCAAGTTTCATGGTGATTTTAGGGTTTGTCTTAACCCTAGCAAATGTTGCTCACTTAGCTGATGCTAGGGCTTTCTTTGTTTTTGGTGACTCTTTGGTTGATAATGGCAACAACAACTACCTTGCCACCACTGCCCGTGCCGACGCTCCGCCTTATGGGATCGATTATCCGACTCATCGACCCACCGGCCGTTTCTCTAACGGCCTCAACATTCCTGACCTTATTA GTGAGGCAATTGGCTCAGAACCCACATTGCCATATTTGAGTCCACGTCTCACTGGACAAGCACTACTCGTCGGTGCCAATTTTGCTTCTGCCGGAATTGGAATACTAAATGATACTGGAATTCAATTT ATAAACATTATCAGAATTTACAAACAATTGCAATATTTCCAACAATACCAGCAAAGGGTTAGTGCTCTAATTGGAGCTGAGCAAACTCAGAGACTAGTGAATCAAGCACTTGTCCTCATGACTCTTGGGGGTAATGACTTTGTCAACAACTACTATTTGGTGCCTTTCTCCGCTAGATCTCGTCAATTCTCGTTGCCGGATTACGTCGTGTATCTCATTTCCGAGTACCGGAAAATTCTCCTC AGGACGTACGAGTTAGGTGCACGTAGAGTTTTGGTGACCGGAACCGGACCACTGGGGTGTGTTCCAGCAGAGCTAGCTATGAGGAGCAGAAATGGAGAATGTTCAGTTGAATTGCAAAGAGCAGCTGGTTTGTTCAACCCACAACTTGTACAAATGATAAATGAAGTCAATGCTCAGATTGGATCAGATGTTTTTGTAGCTGCAAATGCCTACCAAATGAACATGGATTTTGTCAGTAATCCACAAGCTTACG GATTTGTAACATCAAAGATTGCATGCTGTGGGCAAGGACCATACAATGGAATAGGATTGTGCACTCCAGCCTCCAACTTATGCCCTAACAGAGAAATATATGCATTTTGGGATCCATTTCATCCATCAGAGAGAGCCAACAGGATCATTGTTCAACAAATTTTGACCGGCTCCAACAAATATATGAACCCAATGAACCTCAGCACCATCATCAAATTGGACTCTAGGACCTAA